In Scleropages formosus chromosome 6, fSclFor1.1, whole genome shotgun sequence, the genomic stretch GGGGTAGCAGAGAAGTTCTGCAACAGCCCCGTGGAGTCAAAACCACAGAGTAACACAGTACATTTGCGTCGATCCAGTTGTACGCTTGCGACTGCAGCTCCATCCACCTGCGGAGAAAATACACAGAGCAGCACCTGTATGCAGTTCTGTAACAATGTAGCACTACTATAATGTTGCCACTGGGAGCAGGCATTGTTTATGTCTCCTAGTTCAGGGCGAGCTCACTTGGTACCTTACTCAGCTACAGACTAAACGAGCGCTGCATGTGGACCTTTGGTACTGTGCTACGCTACCAAAGGGCTCTGTACCCAAAACCCACAAAGGCAATACCTCCAGTTCCATCCTGCACTCCTTCATACTGTCCACTGGCTCTCTTCTGGGTTCCGCTCCGCAGAAGTGCTAGGACCCTCCATTCCATTCCCCTTCCAAGTCAGCTGCCGCTCACCACCGACCTGATTCAAATCTTCCACCTCTTCCATCTCCCTCTCAAAGAATAGTCCTCCAGACGTTTCCAGTTACGCTGTCAAAATCTCGCCTATATGCCAGGAGGCCAGAGTCTGGCCTGAAGAGAATGTAACACTGCTTTGCCATCCCTGCAGCGGCACATTCACTCAGCGCTGCAGTCTAACAACAAAGCCCATTCTGTTTTATCTATGTTCATCTTgccatttatatatatatatatatatatatatatatatatatatatatatatatatatatatatatatatacacacacatatatatacacacacacacacacacacaaatccccCTTTACAGGATTTTAAAAGTTTCTATTTATAATATTGCTCATCCCCGGCCTCCTCACTTGGCTTTGAGGCGGATTATCGTTATCATAGGCAATTTGACAGATCACACAGATCTCTAACGATTATCATCTTTAAAAtccttattaaattaaaatagattattttttattatgacatCCCAGATGGATCCAAACATTTCCCAAGCACAGTATATGCTTCAGGGGAAGCAGAGGGATGAAAACTGCTGTTGGCAGCGCTGCACCCGGCAGTTAAAAGTAGCAACAATGATGCTAATAATGTCGGCTGTACTAGTGTACGAACAGTGCTTTCCAGGCCTTCAGACTAATGCTGCCTGTGCTACAGTTCCATAATCCCTTCTTACATGATATGCTAaacatattaacaaaaaaagaaatacttaaGACCGCTGTACTGCAATTTCATGTATAGTGTTACTTTGCTACATTGGAATTTAATTCTTTTCACGTTTTAAATGCTACTGTAGCCAGTAACAGCTCACAGTATAACTGCCTCTTGCTTAAGTGCACACTATATTTGCAGCTTACCTAttagtcatttgtttttttttttctttttttttttacacaccatTTCTGTACAGTAGACATGTCtgtttactgtacctttcatCTGTGTGTAGAAACAGGAGCAGTAAGCTGGCAACTGGAACAATACTGGTTTGGTAAGTTGCAGCTGCAATAGCTTCTGCTGcttgaaaaagtaaacaatacTGCTAATGAGTGTTTATCGAGAATACGTCTGCGCACGATGCTTGCCATAAATGgagtactttttcatttaaaacttgAGCACTGGCTAAATCTAAATGTCCTGCCTGTGGCACCTGTAATCATTTTAAGACAAAATCTGGATTTAACCCGAGAAATTGTTTATACAATTAAAATAGCCTAATGAACAATAGAAATGTGCGCACTTACGAACGGAACATGCTATACACATAACATAGTCAAGTAAGAGCTGGCAGAAATCCCAAGAAAACTCCAATTCACGCACACTTTACGCGTCTTCTTCTAAGGCCGATATTTTAGGCTCAATTTATCCCCATTTTCTCCTGGTTAAAAAGCAAAGCCCAGGGACATACTACTAGGCCGCGGCATTAAAACGCACAAGAAGCGAGAATCAGAGTGCCCGCCGTGCCCGCCCTTCCCGCCTAAAATCATCCTTTCGACGGTGCCGGTTTAGTCAGCGAGAGCAGTTGAAAAGCAGCGCCCACCTAAGAGCCATTTAACAGCGAAATGGAAGGTACGTCACCGGCGTAACCAGCGTTGAGGTGCTGCGGGGGAGCAACACGCACATATTGGGAGGACACCACCCTGACTCAAAATGAGGGACACACCCCCCGATCTCCAAACTTCACACATATGACTATATAGTGAGTTTCAGACATGCGAACTGAAGACACGCGCAGCGAAGCGACACTACAGACCACATGTGCTCTACGCACACCGACCGCTCCGTTTCCCAGCTGCACCGTGTTCTACTGAAGCAGGTGGTCACACCAAAGGAGTAATCTGGGATGTCGACGCAAACCCAAGCAGCCCTGCGGAAGGttcccggttcgaatcccactcctactcTTAACGCCATCCAACCGGGTAGTTTCCCTGCATCGATCATCGGGCAAATCGGTGTAAAGGTGACACCGTTCTCGAGGCGACTAAAGTCATGATGGAAATGAAGGCGAATGATGGTAAAACACCTGGCTGGTGCTGGCAGTGGCAGAGCTTGGCGCTTTAGCACCAAACCCGAGGGAGGGAGGCCCTCGCACCGCTGTCACACGCGCTGCCAACTGCTCCCAGCAACAGCTCACAGGTcccctccgcccccctcccctccagacacacacaggccgTGGGGAAAGGGTGGAAAAGCAGGGCGCGCGGTGTGTACCTGGGCTCCGGGAGCACGATCTTCTTACTGGCCCGGGCCGCGGGAGTAGATTTGCTCTTCTCCATGGCCATCAGGTAGCTCACGTCGGCGAGCACCGCTTCGAGGTCCGCCATCTTCAAGCCGGGCTCGGATCCGCGGGGTCGGTAGAAGAAAAGGCGCGCGCTGCCCGTCCGTCAGTGGGCGCGCAGGGAGCCGGCTTCCCCGGGGGGCGTCCAGTCACGGCGTGTGTCTCGCGATCAGCGAGGGAAGCGGCGTGTCGCGCGACCAGAGTCCACTGAGCGCCGGATTAAAGTCATCCAGGAGCGGGAggcaggggtggagggggtgagGGGGAGCGGGGCTCCGCTCGCGCTCAGGGATGTTTATTATTGCTCGGCTCGCACGCCTCGGTTCTCAGAGTCGCTCAGACAAGACGGACGACGACATGATTACGAGTGACGACAAAAACAAGGCGCgtgagagagcgagcgagcgcggcCGAGGGGACAGAAAAATGGGGAAATGGCTTCATAAAAACGTTTCTTAATGTATAAGCGGCTCCGGGTGTGAACTGAAACGGCACTAGGAGGCGACTAAGAGaacgtttttttccccttccttcttTTTTCACATGCACGCTGCTAAAGTGGCTAATTAGCTGGCTCGCGACTAGAGCAGTAGCGCGCCGTACCGTGATAGTCGGGCTCTGCActggactggtgttccacaaGTCCCGCCTTATTGAAAAATATCAATATGGAGAAGGAGATTTAAAGCCAAACGGGCCGGCTTCAGCTCGCTAGTTATTAAAATCGAGCGGAGCTCCTCAAGAAACCGCCGAGCgttaaaaaacaataacagaatAACTAAGCCACTTACTAGCTAGAAATGTGTGCAGCGGGAGCGAAGTGCAAGTGGCTCGCGCGCGGCTCCCGCTTCGCCTTCGCGTCCGAAAAGGCGACTCGAAATGTCTGAGGAAAATAATTCATTTCGCaggagaaaatggaaagaagCGGCAGCCGCCGTGTCGTTTTGCGTCCGCTCCTTGCTTCCTGTAACGCGGCAGAGCAGTCAGACGGGCTAGTTTCTCGGCGCAGGCAGCTACTACTACTAGTCAACGCCAACTAACTGGTGAGCTGGTTGCGGAAGCGCCTACCGGGTTCAAGTGCGCGTAACGCGCGGCCGCCAGGCTGTCAGAGACGAGTCCTCACGCATGAGGAGCAGCGAGAGAGACGAGCAGAGACGGACTCGACGGCTTCTCCATTTTCTCGCTTTGACAAGGCAGGCAAGGGAAGGGGCTtcgggagcgagcgagcgagcgcgcgcgcgccccgaATGTCGGTAACCGAGCTCTGGTTTGGTTAGTCCCCGCACACAACGAGCAACCTGGCTGCTAAGGCTTAAGGCTAATCGGATCCTCGAGCGAACGCTCAACCCAACTGACTAGTCCGCCGAGTTCCTCCTACTTCGTCTGCTGCTGCGGGTATGTTGCAGTCGCCGCTCTGCCCTGTGGcggcggagggggagggtggcGGCGGAAAAAGGAAATTAGCTAACGCTACCAGGCTAACTAGTCCGTGAGCTGGGCTGAGGGCGCGCGCCCGCGACACGAGCCGCACGGCCCCTTTTCGCGGGTCTCTCGAAAGGCTCCTCTGCTATCAGGAGCCAAAAACGGCGGGCCCTTTTGCACACGCGAGCTACTTAACGTctgcgcgcgcgctcgctcttGACTTGCGAAACTTCATTTCAtttgccgccgccgccgccgagcgccacacacacgctgcagtGCTAGCAGGCTGGGACCAGCGTCACTTCCATGGACGGTCGGCTCGGTGCTTCGCCTTCGACGTCGGTTTCTCCAGAGAGCGCGACCCCCTCGCGAATCGCAAgcgtttcttcttcttcttcttgttcttctcctccgCTCTGCAGGCAGTTTGCTTTCGCCCTCCGCATCCGCAGTCTCTTCGAAGCGAGTTGCGCCGACAACATGGGCGGCCGGGCGCCCTGCGGCTCTgcctcctccttccttcttttcttccttccttccttccgcGCCTCTTGTCTTGCTTCGCTCGCTGCTGCTTCGGCGACCTGTCCGCGCACCACACTGGCGGGGCGATGGATGCGTTCGCACAGCGCGAGCTCCACTTCCTCCCCGCGCCTCCGCTGCCGCGTCGCGTGTAAAGCACGGAACTGGAGTTCGCGGAACGCGGAGGAGCAGCCTCGCGGGCCCTCGACCAGGCGGCTCAGTCCGTTCGCACCCGCGCGGCCGCGGCTGTTCCGCACGAGCGTCAAAGCGTCGAGCTCTTTCGTCGCAGACGCGCTCCAGGCTGCGGACCAGAGCGCGCCAGGAAGTCACGTGCACGCGCACAGCCGCTCGCTGTGTTCCGGGGCTCCGCGAGAAGCGAAACGCGcgcagccgtgtgtgtgtgtttgccgaAGAAACGTGTCTCCGAGACGCAAACGGCGCCTTATGCCGTGTTCATTGTTCCCTTTGGCCACTTGAACCCGCTTCACCTTTCGCTCGAGAGCCGCTCCGAACGGACCGCCAGGTGCACAGGTGCACACAAATGAATTAGGGACAGTCGGTGTGGGGTCGTGCTCTGGACCCTGTGTCTTCCTCTCTTAGAGCAAAACAGAAAGTGCCAAGTGTTTCACGTGTTTGTTCTTTAGTTTCCTCCTACTCACACAAatgtggcctttttttttttgtagaaacaGCCACAATGATccaaaagtaaagaaataaaaagataaatgtggagaaaacagcacatttaccagaactctatgtagtgttatgagcccacaccttatttactaGGGTACCTTACACCGCtaggtcactcattcatacatcagtgggacacactctaggggtgaacctgaacagcatatctttggactgggggaggaaaccagagcacccaaagacttccttctactgctagatacactacttataatgggtcactcatccatacatcagtggaacacacacacacacacacacacacacacacacacacacacactatggaggaacctcaacagcatgtctttggactgtgggaggaaactcacgcagacacagggagaacatgcaaactccacacagaccgagcaggaatcgaacccacatcctctcaccaccccccagctgctgtgagacagcagccctactcgctgtgccacccaacatGTTTTGGGAATGCAACCCACTTGAGGTCACTCTGCAGCTGTCCTTCAGTTTACCCCAGTTTACCTCAAGACCCCCAGGGGAGCAGGACCGACAGGCCTGCTGCTCCGAAGGACTTCTGTCAGAAACGCACACCTTTGTCATTACTAGAGATATGAGGTAATGGCCTGAAAAGTGTGTTAAACACAATTATTTCAAAGTCGTCTTACACACATCCTCCAAAACAGTTTTGGATTTACTCTATTTACAGTACTTTGCAGTTCTGTTCACTGGACCCCATTAACTCCACTTGTAGTTTCTGAGCAAGACACAGGTGTTAAAAGGCCAGGGACccactgagagagagagagtatctCTATATGTGTTTTGATGCCCccaatacctgacaagttgttacaTCCCAGAGGTAAAACTTTTATACTGTTGTCTCATAAATCTTGTGGGTTTAAACTGTGGCCTTTTTACATCACATACGTCAcgatgcacctggacacatcagcACCAGTATTAGCTGGGATCAGTGGCTGTTTTGAGTCGTTTACACCCGATCAGGGTTCATCAAAGCCCAGCCTGCATCCAGGTGGACTGGAGATCACATAAATTACAGGTATATGTGTTGAAAAATATTACACTCAACTAGCTATCAgatgtatatgtttatatatatacacctggctcattgtgatatttttcaacccagatgtaaaaataatgtatgtCGCTATTACTGATTGTTTAAATTTGGTTGCAGTTATTAAAATAACATGGAATATGAACTCCTGGAAGGAACCGTTTCATTGGAGAACAATGCAAGTTATTGATTTTCCCTCCTGAGGATCGATGAGcttttctctcccttttttcCTTCCGGCTCTTTGTCTCCCCCTGGTGGCGGCGACAGGAAGCGGCTCGTCGCCCCTGGAAATGAAGACGCGCTTCGGAAACGCTGCGCTCACACGTGTAATAAGAGAGGAAAGCAAAAGTCACTTTGTACTTAAAACGTACCGACATTTTACACTGGTAGAACGTACGTTAACTTTCATGCATGCAAATACTATTATTTATCAGTCAAATTGCCACATATTCTTAAAAgcgtttttttaatttaaatttttctcttttttttttccctgccccACTTCTAAATGGCCACATTTCGTAATATATCCTGTTTTACCAGTAATACCAGTAGTATTAACTTCTTTAGGTATTAACACAGTTTTTACAAACTGTGTTTTAGGATGGATGACAGATGACTTTTAATGGTGTGTTAATGTGTCAGaacacagactgggagcagtggacAGCTATGATgcagaacagacacacacacacacacacacacacacacacacacacacacacagagagagagagaagcacagCAGGACCTGGGTGGTGTTTCAGACCCTTTTATTCTGCACTGGACAGCAGTGGAGGCTTTGCTCAGGCTTCCTTTGGTCGCACCGGGGCCATGGCGGGTGGGGGGCTACTGCTGGATACGACGGATGGACTGGATCTGGGGGGTCTGGGAGTGGGAGCCGAACTCTCTGAAGTGCTTGTAGTCCCCGCAGTGGCGGTCGCACTCCATGATGTACTGGTAACCGCGGTATCCGGGGTACTGGTAGCACACGAAGctgcagcagagagcaggatgcaggCGACAGGGACTCCTGTTACTCTCTTTACTCTCTTTACCCTGTTTACCCCTTTGAGTCCTGTTACTCTCTTTACCCAGTTACTCTCTGTGCTCTCTTTATGCCGTTTACCCCATTAGTCATATTACTCTCTTTACCCTGGTTACTCTCTGTACCCTCTTTACCCCCATTATTCTCTCACGTTGGACCTTTTGAAAGCTGCTCTTAAAAGGGTAAgaagcaggtggcacagtgagtagcgctgctgtctcacagtgcctgggtggcgcgagaggacgtgggtttgatccctgctcagtctgtgtggagttttcatgttctccccatgtctgtgtgggcttcctttgggtgctctggtttcctcccacactccaaagacatgctgttcaggttcacccataatgtgtgagtgacacagagagagtgtgtgtcatctactgatgtatgaatgagtgacccagtgtatctggcagtgtaagtcacttcaatgaataaggtgtgtgggctgataacactacatacagctcattggaagtcactttgcagaaaagcatgtgctaaataaataaatgtaagcagtgtGCTTCTGGTTAAGGGTTAGGAATGAAGGCAAATAGGTTACTATACTACCTTGTTGGAGAACTTTGTATGAGTACAACAGCTGGGGGGGTGTATGGATCGGTGGGAGCATGCAGACGCAGGACACTTACGCCCCCGCGTGGACGCGCAGGGAACCCACTTCATTGTTGCCCCAGCCCATGGCCTGCAGGGAGGGGTAGTCATCGCTGATCTCGCCCTTGCAGCCCAGGAAGTTCTCCTTCTCGAAGATGGTCATGCGACACTCCCTGTGGTTCTGCAGGTCCATGACAACACGGTGCTCAGCAAACAGGACCGGGCGGCAGGCGGGCGgacgagcgagcgagcgagcgggcgTCACGATGACACGTGGTAATTAGCCCACAAATGCGGTGAATGAGAAACAAGTGGAAACAGGAACGACACCGTAGCCTCGAGGGTAAACGACTCCACTGTTGATCTGTGTGCAGTTACTCAAATTACCAGCGTCTCTTTACCCACTTACACGGCAGGATAAATTGTACCAGAgcagttcggggtaagtaccttgctcaggcgTGCCACAGCGGGAGGCGGGAGCCGAACCTGCGACCGCTAGGTGCAAAGATGGCAGCGCTaggcactacgccacctactgtccGCAAGACAGTTGCTCTACATGATGTGCATGTATTGAAGAGGTGACATATGATCATATCTTATGTCTGTATTTTATATCTATGTCTTACGTTTAAAACTTCTAGACGTTTTTGCCAATTTTATAGACGAGTTGCAGATTAAAGCCCAGGGAATTCCGCACAGGAATACTGTGCAAGTAGATTcttcattaataattatttttaagaaaaggaGCATTAATGTTGCCTTTATACCTGTGTGGCTTGTGAAGCGGCGATGAAGAGTTACACGCTAACGCCGGAAGCTGAAGCTGAGCGTCGCCCGACGGCCCGAGCAAAGCACTGGTGACGCGTGTCGTCCTTCCGGTTCGTTCCGTGTCAAGTCTGCGTTCGCACACCTCTCATCTGTGTCAGTGTGACACCGCACAGCTCGGGGGAGACGCCCCGGCGCACTGGGATGGGATGGTTcgagtacgtgtgtgtgcgcgtgtgcgtgttgGGGGCCGGGACTCACGGCGCAGGAGATGGGCCTGAAGGAGGTGAGCCTCTCAACGTGGTACGCGTTGCTGCCTCCGAAGGCGTCGCACTGGGGGTAGTCGCCCCTCTCCAGCACAAACTGCTGCCCTTGGTAGGCGGCGTGTTCATAGCCCACCCAGCTGGACGAGCGAGGGAGAGCGAGAGGTCAGGGTCCACTGTCCACTGTCCAGTGTTTAGTGTCAGGGTCTTTCTTACATCGAGGCGAACGGAAGGACAACAGTGAAGGATGTTTTTAAGGGCACTGATACCTGTGGGATAAATATGAGTAAATGTTTACTGGTTTTTTTAGAGCCGGTCCAGACCTGACCGCTCGTTACGGCCCAACCGGACTGCtgcgctgctcctcctcctcctccaccgccCGCTCGGTGCTCCCTCACACAAGCGCTCCAAAAAGCACAGgcattttcagttctggctccgatgtgctgggacgacctccccctctcactcagaactgctgagtccctgtctacattcaagaagggtctcaaaactcacctctttctcccctgatctcctctTTGCTCCATAAACACGTGCCATGTTCTCCATTTATGAATTAAACCTACGCTCATCTACTTGTGTTTTATACCGTGGTACGTAACCAGTTGTActcagtcacatgtctgcatccagatgtGTCCTTCTGGTGACGTAACACATTTTTGTGTCGTACTCTGAGACGTAcgtggctttggggaaaagtgcctgctaaaggAACACGCGTCAGTGGAAACGCGGACATAGACGAGGGAGCGAATGGCATCAGGAACAGTGAGTTTCGGTGACAGCGGACGTCTTACGCTTTGTTCTTGGTCGGATTCCCTCGAAAAGTGCGGTAAATACAGAATGTAACGCACGTGACCCGGAACTTTTACCGCACTTCCCCTGAGTGTCACCATGTGCTACAGATGATCCTCACAATGATGGCTTATGAGTccatggaaaaagaaagaaaaaaacggcTAAGGCTCTGCAgtgacagtgggggggggggtaactcACGCGCCGCTCTCGACCCTCAAGGAGCGCACGCTCTCGAACCCAAACTCCATGACGTTGCTGCACTCGGACGTGAACTCGTGGCGGCGGCCCTGGAAGCACTCCTCATCGAACACGATCATCTGGAAAAGAAGACAAGAAGCTCCACAGGGTTCCACTCAGCCTCCAGTTCCAACGTCCACACAACGTCCAGTTGAGGCGACGACGTCCAAGAAGAGGCGCCGACGTGTTCCGCTTCCTCCGCCGCGCGCCATTGGCTCCCAGCTGATGATGTCACTCGGGACTGAAGTACGCAAGGTCTCCAAACTCACCTCTTTGGGACTCGTGTCTCCCCTGGTCTTGTCATTTTGAATAGCACTTTGTTCAATGATGTGAAAACTTTAAgcagctactgctgtaatgtACCTTGCTTTATACCGTGGTCTGTGACAAATGGAcgctgtactctagaatcacgtgtcatGTAATgaactcttgtttttttttttttgtcactcaatgaatcagtgtaaaagtTAATGTAAAATACCACTGGCTGAAAGCGAAGGTAAAATGGGAACATGTGGGTCAGGAGACGGTGTCCAAAAGGGTAAAAGGAGGACAGAGGACATGAGGGACAATCGGCACGATGAGCGGTTCTCCAGCTCTCCCTGTGGGGTGAAATACTGTCACTCTTTCGAACGACTATGAAATGATCGTTGCACCGAAGAACCGCTCTTCTGAACTGTCCCCCGTGTTGCATGAGGGACATGCGGTTTGCGCTCAGATGTGGACCTGCGATGGACTTGCTGGCTGCAGTAAAGTAACGGTTGAGACGGAGTCCAACTCTTGTTCTCACGTACCTTCCAGTGGCCGGAGAACTTGGTGCATTGGTGGGTCATCTTATCTGCAACAGGAAAgagacaatgacagtgagttgGAGAGGGTCCCAGTCCAACAGTCCAATAGGGATATGGGGGACACAActtctgctctctctccttTGAATTTGGACGGCGGGATAGTCTGCACGGCGCCAGCACTGCTGAACAACCTGCACGCAGTTATTGATTCTGCTCTGTGTCCATGTCCATGTGTCCGTGAATGGACAAAAAGCAGAAGAGTGGATTTAGCACCTGGATTCAGACAGATGGAACGAAACAAGAAACTGCAGAGCCAGCGTCCGGCGAGGACCGCGGTCGGACACCACGGCACCGAAGGGACAGAACAGTCGGAGCACAGAGCAGAGACAGAGACCCTGGGAACGAGGTCCAGCATCACGTTTACTGGACATTAAGAAGACATTTCGCTACGTGACCCATGTGGACGGACCAACGGCTGGACACAGCTCCTGGAGCGGCATAACTGGGTTTGCACAAGTGGTGCCTCTGTTAATATGGTGGATAAAGCAGCCCTTCTGCTCAGAAGggcgtaggttcaaatccctcctcttgctttagttcccttgagcatggtacttagcccggtttactccagtaaaatgaccttgctggctcccaacactgcaagtcgcttcagctaagtgagtaaattCAAATAGCAGCAGGTCAGACTTGCTGCTCGGAGCAACACCGAACGAGTGTTTacacgtgggggggggggggcactggggGCTCGGCTGCGGTGGAGATGTTGGAGGAAGGAGGACAGTCAGTACTCACCTCCTGAAGAAACCCTGTTGTGTGCTGGCCTGCAGAGTGAGCGCTGGTGTCCCTCGTGTCCCTTTTATagcctcccccaacccccccaacccccccccccccagggcgCCTGGCCAAAAGCCTCAGCTCAGCAGAGGGGGGGGCCGTTCCCAAGCATTGTCCTGCCAACAATGGCACCTAATCTGCAGGACCACAGAAGTGCCGACATGACACTATCTTCCGTCCACTGCCTCCAGAGGGCCTTGGAGCAGGTAAGACAaggtaagacacacacacacacacacacacacacacacacacacacacagagacaccagGTGGATAATAAAGAAGGAGGGGGAGTGGAAGGGAGAACAGAGGCACCATTCCAAACCGACGTACATATACTGTCCCGATTGTAAAG encodes the following:
- the cryba4 gene encoding beta-crystallin A4, whose product is MTHQCTKFSGHWKMIVFDEECFQGRRHEFTSECSNVMEFGFESVRSLRVESGAWVGYEHAAYQGQQFVLERGDYPQCDAFGGSNAYHVERLTSFRPISCANHRECRMTIFEKENFLGCKGEISDDYPSLQAMGWGNNEVGSLRVHAGAFVCYQYPGYRGYQYIMECDRHCGDYKHFREFGSHSQTPQIQSIRRIQQ